A region of Rhodopirellula islandica DNA encodes the following proteins:
- a CDS encoding Gfo/Idh/MocA family protein: MQRRHFLAATAAASLATPALAQANSDTLKAVAIGHTGRGDFGHGLDSIWQRLPETQLVAIADANPDGLKKAQKRLNVERGFADYREMLDEIRPDIVAVCPRHADQHHDMALAAIQSGARGVYLEKPFVPTPAEADSLIAACQQHNAKIAIAHRNRYHPTLPIVRELIEAGEIGRLLEIRGRGKSDHRGGVEDLWVLGTHVLNLTHFLAGDPVSCSASLMQDGRLVEPSDVREGREGLGLMAGNAVHARYQMNNGIVATFDSIASDGTENAGFGLRLIGSKGTIAIHIDKSPLAYLLPGNPFRTPTEPGAWIPITAAGIGQPEPREDLRQMVEHHGFPARDLVAAIREDREPLCNASQGRTTVEMVCAALESHRQNGAVVQLPLKHRDNPLSRF, encoded by the coding sequence ATGCAACGACGACACTTTCTCGCCGCCACCGCAGCGGCCAGCCTCGCAACACCCGCTCTCGCCCAAGCGAACTCAGACACACTGAAAGCGGTCGCGATCGGCCACACGGGCCGCGGCGACTTTGGCCATGGACTCGACAGCATCTGGCAACGATTGCCGGAAACCCAATTGGTTGCCATCGCGGATGCCAATCCGGACGGGCTGAAGAAAGCCCAAAAACGATTGAACGTTGAGCGTGGCTTCGCGGACTATCGCGAAATGCTCGATGAGATTCGTCCCGACATCGTGGCTGTTTGCCCCCGCCATGCCGACCAACATCACGACATGGCGCTGGCGGCGATCCAGTCCGGTGCCCGTGGTGTTTACCTCGAGAAGCCATTTGTCCCCACGCCCGCAGAAGCTGACTCACTGATCGCGGCCTGCCAGCAACACAATGCAAAGATCGCGATTGCTCATCGGAACCGATACCATCCGACGTTGCCAATTGTTCGTGAGTTGATCGAGGCCGGTGAAATCGGTCGTCTTCTCGAAATTCGCGGTCGAGGCAAAAGCGATCATCGCGGTGGTGTCGAAGACCTGTGGGTGTTGGGAACCCATGTTTTGAACCTGACGCATTTCTTGGCCGGCGACCCGGTCTCATGCTCCGCATCCCTGATGCAAGACGGCCGCTTGGTCGAACCATCTGACGTCCGGGAAGGTCGCGAGGGCTTGGGTCTGATGGCTGGCAACGCCGTGCATGCTCGCTATCAGATGAACAACGGCATCGTCGCGACGTTTGATTCCATTGCCAGCGATGGCACTGAAAACGCTGGCTTTGGCTTGCGATTGATTGGAAGCAAGGGCACGATTGCGATTCACATCGACAAGAGTCCGCTGGCGTATCTGCTGCCCGGCAATCCCTTTCGAACACCCACCGAACCAGGTGCCTGGATCCCAATCACCGCCGCGGGAATCGGCCAACCCGAACCACGAGAGGATCTGCGGCAAATGGTCGAACACCATGGCTTCCCCGCTCGCGATTTAGTTGCCGCGATTCGGGAAGATCGCGAACCGCTCTGCAATGCGAGTCAGGGACGAACGACCGTCGAGATGGTTTGTGCTGCTCTCGAATCGCACCGTCAAAACGGCGCCGTGGTACAGCTGCCATTGAAGCACCGCGACAACCCGCTTTCGCGGTTTTGA
- a CDS encoding TIGR03009 domain-containing protein has protein sequence MMRLNFSVFCRPFSTRAAFLAVLMGVAGFVVTAAPPAMGQGRAAAPAQPPQNAAQEQPNAAPFPPLSAAEQQRLDQILAAWEQQSKGTKTLECDFKRWHFDLFAAPAGIYANKAEGVIKYANPDKGLFQVKAVVSYDGKDENGKPKYSAKQGLHGEHWVCTGTELKEFDHATKQCKIQQLPPHMQGQHIIESPLPFVFNADAKQIKQRYWVQPMQSPKPELILIAAYPKHQADRAQYKVVQIALDAKTFLPQALIMYAPNFNQKTQPKWDHYEFTNVKRNSIKASFGMFLQNFIDQEPPSDWKVFRDNYNGPPQMAEGENEARRQ, from the coding sequence ATGATGCGTTTGAATTTCTCGGTGTTTTGCCGTCCGTTCTCCACACGTGCAGCGTTCCTCGCAGTTTTGATGGGCGTTGCTGGCTTCGTGGTCACAGCGGCCCCCCCAGCGATGGGACAAGGCCGAGCTGCCGCACCCGCTCAGCCACCGCAAAACGCGGCACAAGAACAGCCCAACGCGGCTCCTTTCCCACCGCTCAGCGCCGCGGAACAACAACGCCTCGATCAAATCCTGGCCGCTTGGGAACAACAAAGCAAAGGCACCAAGACACTTGAGTGTGACTTCAAACGTTGGCACTTTGATCTGTTTGCCGCACCCGCAGGCATTTACGCGAACAAAGCGGAAGGCGTCATCAAATACGCCAACCCGGACAAAGGATTGTTCCAAGTCAAAGCGGTCGTCAGCTACGACGGCAAAGACGAGAACGGGAAGCCCAAGTACTCGGCCAAACAAGGTCTGCACGGCGAACACTGGGTTTGCACCGGCACCGAACTGAAAGAGTTCGATCATGCCACCAAGCAGTGCAAGATCCAACAGTTGCCGCCTCACATGCAGGGGCAACACATCATCGAAAGCCCACTGCCGTTTGTGTTCAACGCGGACGCCAAACAAATCAAGCAACGGTACTGGGTCCAACCGATGCAGTCACCGAAACCGGAATTGATCCTGATCGCGGCGTACCCGAAACACCAAGCCGATCGCGCTCAATACAAAGTCGTTCAGATCGCTTTGGATGCGAAAACGTTTTTGCCACAAGCCTTGATCATGTACGCTCCCAACTTCAACCAAAAGACGCAACCGAAGTGGGACCACTACGAGTTCACCAACGTCAAACGCAACTCGATCAAAGCCAGCTTCGGAATGTTCTTGCAGAACTTCATTGATCAAGAACCACCGTCGGACTGGAAAGTCTTCCGGGACAACTACAACGGGCCACCTCAAATGGCCGAAGGCGAAAACGAAGCTCGCCGTCAGTAG
- a CDS encoding Gfo/Idh/MocA family protein, protein MNQHRPKPETAPTNRRTVLKAAAGAVAMTPYFAWSPRSLADEIADDKINIGLIGAGGMGRGNLNSAKQWLNLVAIADADSSRAQQANDQFSGGKAAMHSDYRKVLERDDIKVVHIATPDHWHTKPLIEALYAGKDVYCEKPLTLTIDEGKLIRKVQKETGRIVQVGTQQRSTFDKFTKAMAIVNEGRLGKIHRVQAAIGGAPTSGALPVAAPPEALDWDLWLGPAPKVDYRRSENGKQSNGHYEFRWWYEYSGGKLTDWGAHHVDICNWALKLNGQTEGPVSIGGTSEHPVEYKDGKPAQIDRYNTATAFQFKVAYPGGTEMIIRNDTRNGVLIEGEKGRIFVSRGNLSGKPVEDLADNPLPEDAISKVYKGLPIEHNERRAHWFNFLHCHREGLEPISDVHTHMEMLNVCHLAGISARLDRELKWDNATEQIVGDEQANSMLARPYREGYEIEMG, encoded by the coding sequence TTGAACCAGCATCGACCCAAACCTGAAACCGCTCCCACCAATCGTCGAACGGTTTTGAAAGCGGCCGCCGGCGCCGTGGCCATGACGCCCTACTTCGCCTGGTCACCTCGGTCGTTGGCCGACGAAATCGCCGACGACAAGATCAACATCGGCCTCATCGGTGCCGGCGGCATGGGGCGTGGCAACCTGAACTCCGCCAAACAATGGCTGAACTTGGTCGCCATCGCGGACGCTGATTCCAGCCGCGCTCAACAAGCCAACGACCAATTCAGTGGTGGCAAAGCCGCCATGCACTCGGATTACCGAAAGGTGCTGGAACGGGATGACATCAAAGTCGTTCACATCGCGACCCCAGATCACTGGCACACCAAACCCTTGATCGAAGCCCTCTACGCCGGCAAAGACGTCTACTGCGAAAAACCGCTGACGTTGACGATCGACGAAGGCAAATTGATTCGCAAGGTGCAGAAAGAGACGGGGCGAATCGTTCAAGTCGGCACGCAACAGCGCAGCACGTTCGATAAGTTCACAAAAGCCATGGCGATCGTGAACGAAGGACGCCTCGGCAAAATTCATCGCGTGCAAGCCGCCATCGGTGGAGCTCCCACCAGCGGAGCGTTGCCAGTCGCGGCGCCACCCGAAGCGTTGGATTGGGATCTCTGGCTTGGCCCAGCACCCAAGGTCGACTACCGTCGCTCAGAAAACGGCAAGCAATCCAACGGGCATTACGAATTCCGTTGGTGGTACGAATACTCCGGCGGCAAACTGACCGACTGGGGCGCTCACCACGTCGACATCTGCAACTGGGCACTGAAGCTCAACGGCCAAACCGAAGGCCCCGTGTCGATCGGTGGAACCTCCGAGCACCCCGTCGAATACAAAGACGGCAAGCCGGCTCAAATCGATCGCTACAACACCGCGACTGCGTTTCAATTCAAGGTCGCCTACCCTGGCGGCACCGAAATGATCATTCGCAATGACACTCGCAACGGCGTGTTGATCGAAGGCGAAAAGGGTCGCATCTTTGTCAGTCGTGGCAACTTGTCCGGCAAACCGGTCGAAGACTTGGCCGACAACCCGCTGCCCGAAGACGCCATCTCCAAGGTCTACAAAGGCCTCCCGATCGAGCACAACGAACGTCGTGCCCATTGGTTCAACTTCTTGCACTGCCATCGCGAAGGACTGGAGCCCATCTCCGACGTGCACACGCACATGGAAATGCTCAACGTTTGTCACTTGGCTGGCATCTCGGCTCGCTTGGACCGCGAACTGAAATGGGACAACGCGACCGAGCAAATCGTGGGCGACGAGCAAGCCAACTCAATGTTGGCTCGTCCGTATCGCGAAGGTTACGAAATCGAAATGGGCTAA
- a CDS encoding radical SAM protein — translation MAKRFAIETDKRLLAKAVWALGVKGLRSVHKHKQRLKRGEFFPPFLYLSVINSCNLRCQGCWVDVGAKQHKIELDAANRTIEQAKAMGNSFFGILGGEPFMHKELLDLFEAHPDVYFQVFTNGHFITDEVAARLRKCGNVTPLISVEGSEIISDTRRGRDGVLNQTIAGIEAAVRNKLLVGVCTSVCKSNIDDLVRDKWVDRLIEMGVMYTWFHIYRPVGPEPNPQLALSSEEQRRVRQFVVDTRATKPIIVIDAYHDDAGNALCPAVTGFTHHVGPWGDIEPCPVIQLATESIHDSKPLKETFNESGFLRDFRELTAQNTRGCVIMERPDLLLELADKHGARDTTARGKVMEELRNVEPRRSQYQPGDEIPERSFVYRWAKKYAFNDFGTYGKHYQESQYRDPDQQPPKSSAGQPDSQLPVLN, via the coding sequence ATGGCCAAACGATTCGCGATAGAAACCGACAAACGGTTGCTCGCCAAAGCCGTCTGGGCACTTGGCGTGAAAGGGTTGAGAAGTGTTCACAAGCACAAACAACGACTCAAACGCGGCGAGTTCTTCCCGCCGTTTTTGTATTTGTCGGTGATCAACAGTTGCAATTTGCGTTGCCAGGGCTGCTGGGTCGATGTCGGGGCGAAGCAGCACAAGATTGAATTGGATGCTGCCAATCGAACGATCGAACAAGCCAAGGCGATGGGCAACAGCTTCTTCGGCATCTTGGGTGGAGAGCCCTTCATGCACAAAGAACTTCTGGATTTGTTTGAAGCTCATCCGGATGTCTATTTCCAGGTCTTCACCAATGGTCACTTCATCACCGACGAAGTCGCGGCGCGTCTTCGTAAGTGTGGCAACGTCACGCCGCTGATCAGCGTCGAAGGATCGGAGATCATCAGCGACACTCGGCGGGGCCGCGATGGGGTTTTGAATCAAACCATCGCCGGCATTGAAGCCGCTGTTCGGAACAAGTTGTTGGTCGGTGTTTGCACCAGCGTTTGTAAATCCAACATCGACGATCTGGTCCGCGACAAATGGGTCGATCGATTGATCGAGATGGGAGTGATGTACACCTGGTTCCACATCTACCGGCCGGTCGGTCCCGAACCCAATCCGCAGCTGGCACTGTCCAGCGAAGAGCAACGTCGTGTGCGTCAGTTCGTTGTCGACACGCGAGCGACCAAACCGATCATCGTCATCGATGCTTACCACGACGACGCGGGCAACGCGTTGTGTCCGGCGGTCACTGGGTTCACGCATCACGTGGGACCTTGGGGCGACATCGAACCGTGTCCCGTGATCCAGCTCGCAACCGAATCGATTCACGACAGCAAACCGCTGAAAGAAACGTTCAATGAGTCGGGCTTCCTGCGTGACTTCCGCGAATTGACGGCCCAGAACACTCGCGGGTGTGTGATCATGGAACGCCCTGATCTGTTGCTTGAATTGGCTGACAAGCACGGGGCCCGTGACACGACGGCTCGCGGCAAGGTGATGGAGGAACTTCGCAACGTCGAACCGCGACGCAGTCAGTATCAACCGGGTGACGAGATTCCTGAACGAAGCTTCGTTTATCGTTGGGCAAAGAAGTACGCGTTCAACGACTTTGGAACGTACGGCAAACATTACCAAGAGAGCCAGTATCGCGATCCGGATCAACAGCCGCCGAAGTCATCGGCGGGACAGCCCGATTCTCAATTGCCGGTGCTCAACTGA
- a CDS encoding pectate lyase, whose amino-acid sequence MAASLARATKYMSTTVADHGGYAWVSSVDGKLSHGEGPCDQDRVWVQPPGTPAVGDAFLRSFVQTGDSVHLLAAFEVANALFDGQLASGGWGYSIDYSAEQRAQIPYRTGVRADAEKMAHTPEPGGWEIWRARKWKHNRTVLDDDTTSAALSFLLHLQEIMRESNQPASPTLARAINAALDSTRLSQYPIGAWSHHYDRLPSQSPSVSHYPILQASYPDEWSRTWTKDYEGCYMLNDNITQNMIRTMLLAWRVTGDDHFRDNAIRGGEFLLRAQMPEPQPAWAQQYDRQMHPVWDRKFEPPAIAGAESQTAIEVLMDLYEATQDARFLKPIEPAIAYLKTCLRPDGKLPRYSELKTNLPLYFNSDYELTNDDSEMPDHYAFVGASCLDSLERRCQRIREGKTKKAASIPANRIAGILAAQHADGGWREPGFVRDPEGRKVTPKEGVIQSATFVKNVGLLCDHLESAAANP is encoded by the coding sequence GTGGCAGCCTCACTCGCCCGAGCGACCAAGTACATGTCGACCACCGTTGCCGATCATGGTGGGTACGCGTGGGTCAGCAGCGTGGATGGAAAACTGAGTCACGGGGAAGGTCCCTGCGACCAAGACCGTGTCTGGGTCCAACCACCTGGCACACCGGCGGTTGGAGATGCCTTCCTGCGGTCGTTTGTTCAAACCGGAGACTCGGTGCATCTGCTCGCTGCCTTCGAGGTCGCCAATGCACTGTTCGACGGTCAACTGGCTTCGGGCGGATGGGGGTACTCCATCGATTACAGTGCCGAGCAACGCGCCCAGATTCCTTATCGAACCGGTGTCCGGGCCGATGCCGAAAAGATGGCTCACACGCCAGAACCAGGTGGGTGGGAGATCTGGCGAGCCCGAAAATGGAAGCACAACCGAACCGTGCTCGATGACGACACGACCTCAGCAGCCCTGTCTTTCCTGTTGCATCTTCAGGAAATCATGCGGGAATCCAACCAGCCCGCCTCGCCGACGTTGGCTCGGGCGATCAATGCTGCCTTGGATTCCACTCGTTTGTCGCAGTATCCGATCGGTGCCTGGAGCCATCACTACGACCGTCTGCCAAGCCAGTCGCCAAGCGTTTCGCACTACCCGATCTTGCAGGCGAGTTATCCCGATGAGTGGTCGCGAACGTGGACCAAAGATTACGAGGGATGTTACATGCTCAACGACAACATCACGCAGAACATGATTCGCACGATGTTGTTGGCCTGGCGAGTCACCGGTGACGATCACTTTCGAGACAACGCGATCCGGGGCGGCGAGTTCTTGCTGCGTGCGCAGATGCCTGAACCGCAACCCGCGTGGGCTCAGCAATATGACCGACAGATGCACCCGGTTTGGGACCGCAAGTTTGAACCGCCAGCGATTGCCGGGGCTGAATCACAGACTGCGATCGAAGTCTTGATGGATTTGTATGAAGCCACCCAGGACGCCAGGTTCTTGAAACCGATCGAACCTGCCATCGCGTACTTGAAAACCTGTTTGCGACCCGATGGCAAATTGCCACGGTATTCCGAGTTGAAGACCAACCTGCCGTTGTATTTCAATTCGGACTACGAGCTGACCAACGATGATTCCGAGATGCCGGATCACTACGCGTTTGTTGGGGCTTCTTGCTTGGATTCGTTGGAGCGTCGCTGCCAAAGAATCCGTGAGGGCAAAACGAAAAAAGCCGCCTCGATTCCCGCGAATCGAATCGCGGGAATCTTGGCGGCTCAGCATGCGGATGGTGGTTGGCGGGAACCGGGGTTCGTGCGAGATCCCGAAGGTCGCAAGGTGACGCCGAAAGAGGGTGTCATTCAATCAGCGACGTTCGTGAAGAACGTCGGATTGCTCTGCGACCACTTGGAATCCGCGGCAGCCAATCCTTAG
- a CDS encoding MutS family DNA mismatch repair protein, whose product MSDYASQIETIDHDLKDLEASDSRFAIWRMVFFVGLVLGIGFSLATQHVIWIGVAAGSLIAFLVTVVRNETVRERMEMLRNHSRTLHRLQARQNRDWNSLARDSVGIRASEIQLTPEQQALAGDLDLIGDASLFQLTSMAATTPGVRTLANWLCSPVDPPLAKDRHASVKHLADQPENRLRFYVLARDIGGSTGDPVSFVEWAKEPNWLPPHRWLIPWGNFTAVVAIAIFVGMILGAITDQGDWVRMGMYGLIGIAVLNLAIGSFLLGPVAAIFQIAMASRRSVNDYAELFDAASWLPESPPDPAGPTAHIRRTLLSDDEHSQSASQGMRELAQIARMGGLKQAASTFLLYLPLQAFWLWDVRVLRRLEGWKSRYASQIPEWFDALGELEALMSIAALQHDSPDWSSPEWLEGESTITLQGLGHPLLPEEARVTNDVTIGPTGTLLLVTGSNMSGKSTMLRSAGLNVALAMAGGPVCCRHMSLPPLEMGTSIRVSDDLSQGVSYYMAELNRLSAVVTHARKLAEQRASNSTKRIQFFLLDEILQGTNSRERQIAVARVLRFLVDAGAIGAITTHDLELADDPELMKLAHTVHFRETITPDASGDERMTFDYKMRDGVSPTTNALRLLEIVGLGEK is encoded by the coding sequence ATGTCCGATTACGCTTCCCAGATCGAGACCATCGATCACGATTTGAAGGACCTTGAAGCTTCCGACTCACGGTTTGCCATTTGGCGAATGGTGTTCTTCGTCGGTTTGGTTTTGGGCATTGGTTTTTCACTTGCGACCCAACACGTGATCTGGATCGGTGTGGCCGCTGGCTCTTTGATCGCATTTCTCGTGACCGTCGTTCGCAACGAAACCGTTCGTGAACGAATGGAAATGCTTCGCAACCACTCGCGAACCTTGCATCGATTGCAAGCTCGTCAAAATCGCGATTGGAACTCACTGGCCCGAGACAGTGTCGGCATCCGTGCATCGGAGATTCAACTCACGCCCGAGCAACAAGCCCTGGCGGGTGACCTGGACTTGATCGGTGACGCGTCGCTGTTCCAGTTGACCTCCATGGCCGCCACCACGCCGGGCGTTCGCACGCTGGCCAATTGGTTGTGCAGTCCCGTCGACCCGCCGCTGGCGAAAGATCGACACGCCTCGGTCAAACATCTGGCAGACCAACCTGAAAACCGATTGCGGTTTTATGTGCTCGCCCGCGACATCGGCGGCAGCACCGGTGACCCGGTGTCGTTCGTCGAGTGGGCGAAGGAACCCAATTGGTTGCCACCGCATCGATGGTTGATCCCCTGGGGCAACTTCACTGCGGTTGTTGCCATCGCAATCTTTGTTGGCATGATCTTGGGTGCGATCACGGACCAAGGCGATTGGGTCCGAATGGGGATGTACGGGCTGATCGGGATCGCGGTGCTGAACCTCGCCATCGGCTCGTTCTTGCTGGGCCCTGTCGCGGCAATCTTTCAAATCGCGATGGCATCCCGGCGCAGCGTCAACGACTACGCCGAACTGTTCGACGCGGCGAGTTGGTTGCCGGAATCACCCCCGGATCCCGCCGGACCGACCGCTCACATTCGCCGGACGTTGCTCAGTGACGACGAGCATTCCCAATCGGCTTCTCAGGGCATGCGTGAGTTGGCCCAGATCGCTCGCATGGGCGGCCTGAAGCAAGCCGCGTCCACGTTCCTGCTGTATCTGCCACTGCAAGCGTTCTGGTTGTGGGACGTGCGCGTGTTGCGTCGATTGGAAGGTTGGAAGTCGCGTTACGCCAGTCAGATCCCCGAGTGGTTTGATGCGCTCGGCGAACTCGAAGCCTTGATGTCGATCGCTGCACTGCAACACGATTCTCCGGACTGGTCTTCCCCGGAATGGCTCGAAGGTGAATCCACCATCACGCTGCAAGGACTGGGACACCCGCTGTTGCCCGAAGAGGCCCGCGTCACCAACGACGTCACGATTGGCCCGACCGGAACCTTGTTGCTCGTCACCGGCAGCAACATGTCCGGCAAGAGCACGATGCTGCGGAGCGCTGGCCTGAACGTGGCCCTCGCCATGGCCGGCGGACCAGTCTGTTGTCGACACATGAGTTTGCCGCCCCTGGAAATGGGAACCAGCATCCGAGTCAGCGATGACCTCAGCCAAGGCGTCTCTTACTACATGGCGGAACTGAATCGCCTGTCTGCTGTGGTCACGCACGCTCGCAAGCTGGCTGAGCAACGCGCTAGCAACTCGACGAAGCGAATTCAGTTCTTCTTGCTCGATGAGATCCTGCAGGGAACCAACAGCCGCGAACGTCAGATCGCAGTCGCTCGCGTGTTGCGGTTCTTGGTCGACGCGGGTGCGATCGGAGCCATCACGACGCACGACTTGGAACTCGCCGATGATCCCGAACTGATGAAGCTCGCCCACACCGTTCACTTCCGCGAAACGATCACGCCGGACGCCAGCGGTGATGAACGGATGACGTTCGATTACAAGATGCGCGATGGCGTGTCCCCCACCACCAACGCCCTGCGACTGCTCGAGATCGTCGGCTTGGGCGAGAAGTGA
- a CDS encoding PA14 domain-containing protein — MRRIPKLVRASDFSCSGFSCTGTLAGLGRRRWMGVAASFAIVAFMALPISAAESASFDSAIADNPILSAGQKIYAEQCLQCHGEQGVGTEDYYPDPLMGDGSIGELTAIIVDTMPEEDPDLCVGDDAAAVAAYIHHAFYSEAAQIRNRPPRQSLQRLTGTQFRQSLSDLYAQFAGLQETTWKRHQSERGLSVAIYAGKGWKKEDRKIERTDPVVDFEFGKEGPGDGVAWDEFHAHWDGGLRVEQTGRYEIVVRSKTSFTMDFGHDSKQLIDNHVQSEGRDEFRRPLMLTGGRIYPLKIDFNQRKRKGETPPASISLSWVPPGGVEQIIPASALVPGWNPPAFQLSTTMPPDDSSYGFERGISVDVAWDSAVTAGAIEFAGAMRDQLWSDYLQKHRKDKGSREEKLKSFLTNFVTVAHRGSEEEVQPERIVVPAIEAFEDETDIIKSVVLMTLKSPRFLYPSLDADRTVSQQVANRLALVLHDSLPADGWLQVRIDKDHLQDEGAIRQAAERMVDDARTRVKLKQMLYHWMELGPEDDLRKDDEKYPGFSEELIADLRTSLDRFLDETVWSETSDFRQLLAADWAFTNPRLTDFYGDAWKPAESNEENVDQKDGSDKWTRSVRDPNIHVGVLTHPLVMARLSYHAATSPIHRGVFLIRHVMGRTLRPPNEAFSPLSPDLHPDLTTRERVALQTSPESCQICHSRINPLGFALEQFDAVGRFREKDMNKNVNAAGSYLTRDDKRIEFEGARGLAEVAVANPDTHRAFVTRMFQYFVKQPVASYGADRLDQLTESFRQSDYNVRKLLVEIAVIAASDALPDSGQKKKQPKNNQTAGA; from the coding sequence ATGCGACGCATTCCAAAATTGGTACGCGCCTCCGACTTCTCCTGCTCTGGCTTCTCTTGCACTGGCACCTTGGCTGGACTGGGGAGAAGACGTTGGATGGGTGTGGCTGCCTCGTTCGCAATCGTTGCTTTCATGGCGTTGCCGATTTCGGCCGCTGAGAGCGCCTCGTTCGATTCAGCGATCGCGGACAATCCGATTTTGTCTGCGGGGCAAAAGATCTATGCCGAACAGTGTTTGCAGTGTCACGGCGAACAAGGCGTCGGGACAGAGGATTACTACCCGGACCCGTTGATGGGCGATGGTTCGATCGGTGAGTTGACCGCAATCATTGTCGACACGATGCCGGAAGAAGATCCCGACCTTTGTGTTGGCGATGACGCTGCCGCCGTGGCGGCTTACATCCATCATGCGTTCTACAGCGAAGCAGCCCAGATTCGAAATCGTCCGCCACGTCAATCGTTGCAGCGTTTGACCGGGACTCAGTTCCGTCAAAGCCTGTCGGATTTGTACGCCCAATTCGCGGGTTTGCAAGAAACGACTTGGAAAAGGCACCAGTCGGAACGCGGGCTGTCGGTCGCGATTTACGCGGGCAAGGGTTGGAAGAAAGAAGACCGAAAGATTGAACGCACGGACCCGGTCGTCGATTTCGAATTTGGCAAGGAAGGACCTGGCGATGGTGTGGCATGGGACGAGTTTCATGCTCACTGGGATGGTGGATTGCGTGTCGAGCAAACCGGTCGCTATGAGATCGTTGTCCGCAGCAAGACTTCCTTCACGATGGACTTTGGTCACGATTCCAAACAATTGATTGACAACCATGTTCAGTCGGAAGGTCGCGATGAGTTTCGTCGCCCGCTGATGTTGACGGGTGGTCGCATCTATCCATTGAAGATCGATTTCAATCAACGTAAACGAAAAGGCGAGACACCACCAGCGAGCATTTCGTTGTCTTGGGTCCCGCCCGGCGGAGTGGAGCAGATCATTCCAGCCTCGGCTTTGGTGCCCGGTTGGAATCCGCCCGCATTTCAACTGTCCACCACGATGCCGCCCGATGACAGCAGTTATGGGTTCGAGCGAGGGATCTCGGTCGATGTGGCTTGGGATTCCGCCGTCACCGCGGGGGCGATTGAGTTCGCAGGCGCGATGCGAGACCAGTTGTGGAGCGACTATCTCCAGAAACACCGCAAGGACAAAGGATCACGGGAAGAAAAGCTGAAGAGCTTCCTGACAAACTTTGTCACCGTTGCTCACCGGGGAAGCGAAGAGGAAGTCCAGCCCGAACGCATCGTGGTGCCTGCCATCGAGGCGTTTGAAGACGAAACCGACATCATCAAGTCCGTCGTGTTGATGACACTGAAGTCACCTCGCTTCCTGTACCCGAGTCTCGATGCGGATCGAACGGTTTCGCAGCAAGTGGCCAATCGATTGGCTCTGGTCTTGCACGACTCGCTCCCGGCGGACGGTTGGTTGCAGGTCCGAATCGACAAGGATCACTTGCAGGACGAAGGTGCGATTCGTCAGGCTGCGGAGCGGATGGTCGATGACGCTCGGACTCGCGTGAAGCTGAAGCAAATGCTTTATCACTGGATGGAGCTGGGTCCTGAGGACGATCTCCGCAAGGATGATGAGAAGTACCCCGGTTTCAGCGAAGAGTTGATCGCGGATCTGCGGACCTCGTTGGATCGCTTCCTGGATGAAACGGTGTGGAGTGAAACCAGTGATTTCCGTCAGCTGTTGGCGGCTGATTGGGCGTTCACCAATCCTCGGTTGACGGATTTTTATGGGGACGCCTGGAAGCCAGCCGAATCAAACGAAGAAAACGTGGATCAGAAAGACGGATCTGACAAATGGACCCGATCTGTTCGCGACCCGAACATTCATGTGGGTGTGCTGACGCATCCGTTGGTGATGGCTCGTCTGTCTTACCACGCGGCGACGTCGCCAATTCACCGGGGCGTGTTTCTGATTCGGCATGTGATGGGACGAACCCTGCGACCACCCAACGAAGCGTTCTCGCCACTCAGCCCTGATTTGCATCCTGATTTGACGACCCGTGAACGCGTGGCGTTGCAAACGAGTCCTGAGAGTTGCCAGATTTGCCATTCACGAATCAACCCGCTCGGGTTTGCTCTTGAGCAATTCGATGCGGTGGGCAGGTTTCGCGAAAAGGATATGAACAAAAACGTCAATGCGGCGGGCAGTTACCTGACTCGCGATGACAAACGAATCGAATTCGAAGGGGCTCGTGGATTGGCCGAAGTGGCCGTCGCGAATCCGGACACACATCGAGCCTTTGTGACTCGGATGTTCCAGTACTTCGTCAAGCAACCGGTGGCGTCGTACGGTGCCGATCGCTTGGATCAATTGACCGAGTCCTTTCGGCAATCGGACTACAACGTTCGAAAGCTGTTGGTCGAAATTGCCGTGATCGCGGCGAGTGATGCGTTGCCCGATTCAGGGCAGAAGAAGAAACAACCCAAGAACAACCAAACGGCGGGAGCTTGA